TGTGCCAGTCTTTGGTGGCGGTGGTGGATTTTGGAGTGGCTTAGGTTTGGGTAGGGGCAGGGGTGGATTTGGTAGGGGATTTGGTCGGGGGAGAGGTGGTTTTGGTGGTGGTAGAGGAGGCTTTGGTGGTGGGAGGGGCGGCTTTGGCGGTGGAAGAGGTGGTTTTGGTGGTGGGAGGGGTGGGTTCGGTGGTGGAAGAGGAGGCTTTGGGGGCGGCAGAGGCGGAGGAATTGGAGGTTtcggaggaggaagaggtggaggatTTGGAGGTGGATTTGCTGGAGGACGTGGCGGTGGTGGCGGGGGTAGGGGATAAAAAGAAAGGCTTCTCAGAGAGTTTCTAAAAATTTCTCTGCTCCCATTTCGATAAATTAATTGGATATTTCTAAGTAAAAGTTTCATCTGTTCCTTAAAACAAAAGAATCTCTTAAATAAACGTTGCATATTATTAACAGACTTTATGATATGTACTCAATAGCTTAAAACATTTATGAATTTGTTTCATTGCATGTGAGTGACCTTTTCAGGCAAAACAGTGGATTCAGTATTTTTGTTTAGTACATAATCTGTTTAATATCCTTATTTGATAATGATTTTAACATGTATGATGGATATCATACGTATATACTACAATAATGATTTCTAATATGTAAGCAGTAAAGATGGGAGTGAAGTCTTCGACCTTCTACTTTTTGTTTTCGTTAGAAGGTGGAACATGGTTGTTTTACATACTAGGCTATTTATATTGTTCCAAAAGTTTGTAAATTTCAACATGTCTTCGAAAAGAGACACTACCTATTGCAGAATTCCGTATCTTTCTGAAGCTAGTTAAGCACGGAAATTCTGAAAACACTTTTGCAGTGGAAAATGTCGCTTCAAATTTGTTCTGCAGGGAGGCATATAACAAAATATTCCATGTATTGTAAGAACTATAAATGTCTTGTATTAGAATTCTGAATACAGATAATCTTTTTTAAAATCTGTAATTATTCCTTGTAACCATATAAGTAATGACTCTCGTCAAAACGTCGTGATATTTCGTCACTGCTTCCGGCGGGAAAATCAGAACACGTTCATTAGCGGTATGTGCTGGGAAAGTTAACATTCACAATTTAGACATCCTTCTTCATTGTAGCACAAGATTTCTGTAGTAGCTCCTGTGTGGATTCGTGGAGAGCTCATAAGACTCGATTTATGGTAATGCTGGTGCCCAGAAACCATGTTCACAACGACGGATCTGCCGGTACAACATCTCTTAATTTCAAATAACACCATCGTGGATATATATGTGGTATGATGTGTTACGGCATGCAATGGAGTATTTAAAGgtatgagtgagagtgtgtgtgtgcgtgtgtgtgtgtgcgtgtgcttcTGTGTATGTTTGTCTGCATCTGGATGTTACCTAGCAAATCTGTGTGGCTACACCGTAGTTATTTGGACAGTCAGGCAGCCTCGGATGATTGTCCTTTTGTTTTGGACTTGAGCAAACAGTTTAACTCGATTACGAAACGAGCGTAGCGATTAACAAAAACATTTGTTACAGTATCATCTTTCGCAGAGTGCAGCCTTCTCTTCTTTATGACAATACAGCTCCTGTCTAAAAAGTATTTACGATTGTACCCAGAGTAAAACGTAATGAACAGAATCGCTTGTTGTTATATTATAAGCCCCGTAACTCAGACTCCAACGATAATCTTGGGATGAGGTACGTCGGCTGTAGTGTGCTGGATCTTTCATCCACAGACCTGAAAACAACAGTTCACCTTCGTATATGCAAAATGAAATATAATTCTATTTTAGCATCACAAAAATTAATAGAAACGCAGTCTCAAAAATGGTAGAGGAGATACAACTCCTTTTAGTTACATGGTTGACATCGTTTGGAATGCAGCAATAACATTCGATACCTAAGCAGTTAAACCGCTGATTTACAACGAGAAATCATAACTTTTTTATACTAAGTACGTACATAATTTCCCATTTTCATCAGTTCGTAGGAATAAATTTGACAATTATTTACTTGTACTAAGAAAACTGGAGCCATGAAGTCCTctcgtacactttttttttttttttggtcatcagtctactgactggtttgatgcggcccgccacgaattcctttcttgtgctaacctcttcatctcagagtagcacttgcaacctacgtcctcaattatttgcttgacgtattccaatctctgtcttcctctacagtttttgccctctacagctccctctagtaccatggaagtcattccctcatgtcttagcagatgtcctatcatcctgtcccttctccttaccaatgttttccacatattcctttcctctccgattctgcgtagaacctcctcattccttaccttatcagtccacctaattttcgacattcgtctatagcaccacatctcaaatgcttcgattctcttctgttccggtttccccacagtccatgtttcactaccatacaatgctgtactccagacgtacatcctcagaatttttttcctcaaattaaagccggtatttgatattagtagacttctcttggccagaaatgccttttttgccatagcgagtctgcttttgatgtcttccttgctccgtccgtcattggttattttactgcctaggtagcagaattccttaacttcattgacttcgtgaccatcaatcctgatgttaagtttctcgctgttctcaattctactacttctcattaccttcgtctttctccgatttactctcaaaccatactgtgtactcattagactgttcattccgttcagcagatcatttaattcttcttcactttcactcaggatagcaaaatcatcatcgaatcgtatcattgatatcctttcaccttgtattttaattccactcctgaacctttcttttatttccatcattgcttcctcgatgtacagattgaagagtaggggcgaaaggctacagccttgtcttatacccttcttaatacgagcacttcgttcttgatcgtccactcttattattccctcttggttgttgtacatattgtatgtgacccgtctctccctatagcttacccctagtattttcagaatctcgaacagcttgcaccattttatattgtcaacgctttttccaggtcgacaaatcctatgaaagtgtcttgatttttctttagccttgcttccattattagccgtaacgtcagaattgcctctctcgtccctttactttttctaatgccaaactgatcgtcacctagcgcattctcgattttcttttccattcttctgtatattattcttgaaagcagtttcgatgcatgagctgttaagctgattgtgcgataattctcgcacttgtcagctcttgccgtattcggaattgtgtggatgatgcttttccgaaagtcagatggtatgtcgccagactcatatattctacacaccaacgtgaatagtcgttttgttggcacttcccccaatgattttagaaattctcttaCACTAATCAGATAATATTCACTTTTCATCATTAAATTCATTGTGACAGATGTGTTGCGGTTACGGAATTTAATACCGATGTAGATACGACAAATATAGGATCAACACTAATACGTACCTTTTGTGAAGACTAGAAGAACAGCAATAATGTGTATACAGATAGTGCTAGTAGGCCATGATAGCAAAGGAAGTGAGAGAGAAAGAAAGCGAAAGATGGACGTACGTAGGTGGTAGAACCCAAATAAAGAAGCGTGGAGCAAAAAATTATGGTGCCACTCGAGTAACTGAAAACCAAGAGAGAAATAAACCTGCATGGAAGGAGAAACGCGCATTTGCCCCACTGTTTTGTGAAGTGAAGTGGCCATACACATTAATTTACTACGGAAAAATGATGAAGATTGTAAAAGAAGGTGCTTCAGCCCTTTCTtacatgcggggggggggggggggtgaactgtATATAGCTTAAAAGGTAGCATGTTCCAGTGACGGGCAGGAGCATAGGAGGAGGAATTTTAAGTAGTTGATAATGGTGATCGGTACCGCTATGATACTGGATACGTGAGGCCTTGTGTGGTGTTTATGACGAAATGACAGGTATCAGATCTATGATGCAATGTACTGTGTGGCAAGCACGCTGAGAAGCTTATGAAATGGACTCAGCGTGTAGTAGTTACGTAACTTGTTTGGGTTGGGCCATCCTAAGTGGTTGTTGTTAAGCACTGAGATGGTCAAAGAGATTGATGTTGCAGACATAACACACAAAACGGTTCATACTAATGTCTAAACTTCATCAATTTTCACTGTTGAAGGCATCTTGGATTACAATGCAATAGTGGAAGTTCGTCAGAATCAGTGGCTACACAATCTTCCATTATTAAGAACAGAGACAACCAAGAAGAGAAGTAAGTAAAGAAACGAAAATAGTAATAATCACAATATTACCATTAGAAAACGTGAGAAAATAGTTACAGAGGGGAAATTAGTAACAGAAATGAGGTAATCAGCGTAGTTAATACCAATGtaacaaagaaaacaacaacaagaGCAAGAATAAAATAATTACCTATTTATTATTAAAACTGATAATTTTTCAGAGCACAAACAATATACACCATTCCAGTAGCTAAGTAAAGCAAGCAATGTTAATTTTACTTTTTGGTTCGCACAGGTTTTCTTTTATGATATTCAGTTACATCATATTTTGAACCATATTCTTGACAGCTACAGTCATGATATTTCCTCTGGCGTCATGAGCCCACACATTCTGAATGCCGCTTTGGGGTTAGCGCTGTTCAGAATTTTTAGCAGTTCGTGTATCAGATCTTATTTTCGTAAGTGTGTTCTCTGTTCTTTTCTACCAGTAAATAAAACTGGCCATTACCTATAAGAGACCGATTTCCTAGTTATCATTTACACGCATAAGTTTTCACAATACGTATTGCACACCATCTGTGTCTGCTATGTCATTTTCTACGAACCCCAACTTCAAAGGCTACTTCTTCTTCGATATTTCTTTTGCTTCGTTAGTGTTGACTAATTGTGTTTCTTCCAAGTCAATATCAGCCACAATATCACGATCTTCAGGGGGTTTATTGAGGTTTGCGATCTTTTGCTTAAGCCCGTATGGTAAAATCTAAAGTAGGCGATGAAAGTTGTTACTCTCACGCAGCCCAGCTCTCCATTAGGGTAAATTTGTGCCTCCTCTAGGTTTGGTAAATATGTTCTTACGTAATGCAGTAATACAGTAGCTTGAGGTAACACCGTTTGAAATCCAAAGTTATTTCCTTATGCTACCCCGCTCATATGATGAGCTTAACCCGTGAGATGTCAGAGTGTCTCATCTTCCTAGTTTAAATAAGTAATACTTTTGCTGTTATCTGTAACCTTTCCAAGTAACACGAACCACTAGCGATGACCTTCTGTTAAATGTATATATATTCCGCTTCATTATTTAACTGTTGTTAACTCCCTTCCTATACCATGCTGACAATTCTTTGACGTTTGAGAAAGCATCCTGTCAACCGACCCCTGTCAAGTTGTGTCTTAAATTTCTTTCGCTATTTTTTTAACGTTCTATACATTATTGCCCTCTTGCACTACTGATTTTACTCTCGGAGGTTAAATAACGACACCTGCCGAAATCTAGTGATTCTATGATACAAAGTTGCCAAAGAAATAGTAACACTTTTGCCTTGAGCACAGTTTTTATTGTCTTTGTTACATCTTACGCATTCCGATGTTACACCATTTTCAAAGGATCCGTTACGCACAGTCTTCAGCATTGTTTCAGTACAGTGTCAACACAAGCCAGCCGGAAGGCGTAAACATTCTGACACAGTTAGTCCTTCACCAATCGTGCGACATCGACACTTCGAACGTGAGTCCGAGCGAGGTCAGCGAAAAGTGTAAGACAAACGAACACTGAACCGCCTTCGTTGCCCTTGTAACATTAATTAAGAGTAAGAGATTGGACGCAAAATGCCTACCGtaacctggccggccggagtggccgagcggttaaaggcgctacagtctggaaccgcacgaccgctgcggtcgcaggttcgaatcctgcctcgggcatggatgtgtgtgatgtccttaggttagttaggtttaagtagttctaagttctaggggacttatgaccacagcagttgagtcctatagtgctcagagccatttgaaccatttgaacctaccgtaACCACTCGTAATGAACTGGACAGATTCGGTCACAGTAAAGCCTCTCTTCAGTTCAATATAAATACCCAGACCAGCTAGCTTAAACGCAGTCGTAGGATCGATGGCGCCACAGGTATTCACACTCAGTTGGCAGATTCTTGTATTGGAACACACTGTGTTGCTCATATTGTCGCTGCACAACTACAGATAACCGACGCCAGTGTCCAGGACTACAGCTGCCATTGACAGGTCGCCAATGGGTCCACTACCACCGTTCCATTCCAGGGCACCAGCTGCTCTGACACTTCAGCTTTCTAAAGATCAGAGGGCGTGCTGCACTGGCAGGTCTGGATCAGCGTACATCGCAACATCAGACTTCATGGCATCTCACACTGTGGTCCATCTCATAGGACAACGTGGGCAGTGGCCAGAGGGGAACTGAGTGCCTTCACGGTGGCATGCGAATCAGTGACACATGCACCACGATCATGTCTTCATCACAGCGATGTGCCACGTGGGAAGCACCTATGGATTAGTGTGTGGGAAACCCGTCAGACCACGGCTCGCCAGCTGATGCTTCAGCTGACGCAGCAACCTCTGGCAGCCTGAGTCTGCCACTGATGATAGCAGAATCCACTATGACCTACATAGCAGTTGGCCATCACTGAGGTCACAGATATCAGTTGTATATTGAGAAATAAACACATCAGATGTATGGTACGTGTTgtcttttttgtcatttttttgggtcatcagtcatctgaccggtttgatgcgctccgccacgaatttctctcctgtgctaacctcttcatctcagagtagcacaatctacgccctcaattatttgctggatgtgttccaatctctgtctttcactacagtttttaccctctactgctccctctagtactatggaagtcattccctgatgtcttaccagatgtcttattatcctgtcccttttcctcatcagtgtttccacatattccttcattCTCCGATTCTGCtctgaacgtcctcattccttaccttatcgccggccgttgtggccgagcggttctaggagcttcagtccggaaccgcgctgctgctacgatcgcaggttcgaatcctgcctcgggcatggatctgtgtgctgtccttaggttaacaaAAATGTTCGGAACGGAAATGGGGGCTGCTGCCAGGGGCATGACAGTTACAACCTTCGTTGGCATCGTTAGGTTGCCCAGTAGCATTGCTGGCCCTAATACGCAAGTGGATGCGGAGGTCGGGACGGCAGCAGCGGGAGCCTTTTTGTTGGTTCTACGACTGGCTTCCGTCTCCTAGCCCACAATTTCCCTAATCTTGGGGGAGCAGAGCCTGGTCCATGACTTGTATTCAGATGAGCAATTACCTCTGTGGATCCACGTCTCAGGGCTGTCCATCAGAGGAAGCTGTCACTCTGGATGCTTAGTAGAGCAAACTAGACACTATACACCAGTCAGCTATTTTTGAACACGAGATAGTTTCCCGATATGGATGGATCACACTACATACGTGATCCATCGTGCCGTTGATGTACCTGTCTCAAAGCCCTCAGGACGATTTCAGAGGCATGTGTGTCCCATGATAGAACGATGAGGTGTATTCTTGGGACAGTTGAAATATCATCTGTTACGAACCTCGTAGACTTTCATATGGCGAGGACAAAGACGCAAAGGTCAATCAGAGAGCAAGAAGAGAGCCGGGCGAGGGTTTATGGGCTCCATAAATCGTTCCACTAGATCTTCAGAAGTTTGGGAAGCCATAAAGTGGGTATATGGCAAATGTGTCAGAGAACCTACAACCCATGTACCGAGATAGGGGTGTCTCCAATCTGCACCTGGGAACATCGCGCAGCCAATGGCGGAATGATTCAGTCCCATCATTACCACTGAAAACCGCCACCATCGTCCCAACAACACATAGGGCTAAAATTGTTCCTCTTCTATGTGGGAGCTTGAGTGTGCATTATTTTGGGTCACGGTGGCTGCACCAGGTAAAGATCGAATCCCGTACACGTACAGCATGTTACAATACCTCAAAGAGacttcaaaggaaatcctcctatcCCTTTTTAATGTAGTCTGGTTAACTGGAGACTTTCTAACTAGCCGGCAGACGCCATTTTAATGCCCCTtttgaaaccaggaaaggactgcaaGTTGACCAGTGGTTACCGTAGCGTGGGTCTCACTAGCTGCATATGAAACACACTAGAACGCTTGGTCAACGGACGTCTGCCTTGTGTCCTAGAAGAGCGGGACCTATTAAGTCGTTCCCAGTGCGGGTTTCTATGGTATTGTTGAATACTCGACAACCTCATCAAGCTGTAAATACAACTGTCCTTTCGTCGCAGACGACAACTGGATGTAGTAGATAGATAGCACAGGTTTTAAGTTTTCCTCAGGAAAATGTGTATGTGTTAATTATAATAGACTTTACCGCCCTTTTAACGTACCTACTCTTAAAATGAGGAATACTGTTGCTCCTTATGTAGGTCCACGGAGGTTTTAGGTCCCCAATTTGACGAGCGGCTGACGTGGTTACCGAGTCTGAAGAGTATTAAGGTCAAAGGTTTCCTGGCATTCAGTATTTTGAAATGCCTGAGCCGCTGATTACTGGCATCGGACCGAAAATGTCTGCTCCAGTTCAGCGGACCGAAGACGTCTGCTCTAGTTTTACAATGCATTTGTGCAAGACCACCTTGACTTCACATGCACGATTTATGGGATAGCTAGGCCATCTTAAGAGCATCGATCACCGTGAGTGGACTCGGCTGGCAACAGGAGCATATAGAACAAATTCGTGTTGAGGCTGGCGAACTATCGCTTGCCATCCGGTGACATATCTTCATGATTAGTTATTTACCCAGCATACTCTCCGGCCCACTGTCCCTAACGTTCCGTGCCGTTGCTCGCCTTCCAGTGGAACGACTGTTCAGAAAGAGGCCACGAGCAACGAGACCATTCGGAATTCGCGTGCGCCAGGACTCTTAATGGGGTCCGTCTTTCGGTGCTTCAACGAACTTGGAGTCGTTCACCACCCTCGTTAAAAAGGTGACGCAGAGTTAGTTTAGATTTAGGTGTGTACAAAAAGGATTATACTCCAGGCTATATTACTAAATCGATCTTTTACAGAATTTTATTCGAACCCTGTGACTGTGTGGTCATATACACTGATGGGTGTAAGAAGGATAATTCTGTCGGCTGCTTTGTGTTATTCCCGGAATAAGTCTTCAGAATTCGCTTGCCTAGTACGTTCACTGTGTATGACGCTAAATTATATGCAATATTGTGAGCGCcatgctccatttacagacacgAGGCAAgaaagtggccggccgcggtggccgtgcggttctaggcgctgcagtccggaaccgcgggactgctacggtcgcaggttcgaatcctgcctcgaacatggatgtgtgtgatgtccttaggttagttaggtttaagtagttctaagtcctagggtactgatgacctaagatgttaagtcccatagtgctcagagtcatttggaccatttgaaccaagaaagtgtcattctgctgggtaccaggaaaCGTGATCATTCAGGGTAATGAATCAGCGGATGAAGGAGCTAAGAGTGGCTGATCGGAAAATACAATTTCTGAATGTGCTACCCCCATACATGGAGTTACGTCGCTATTGTGGCAAATGATTACGTGTCTGTCTGAGGAGGAGTGGTCAGGGTTGAGAAATAACACGATGCAGTCGGCGAAACCAACGATATGGCTGTGTCGTTCCTCCTTCCGGCCGCTGCGACGGGAGTAAGCACTCGTAACCCGTCTCTGGGTATGTTACTGACGCGTCAAGTCCTCCTTCGGCAGACGGATCCACAACTAAACAGTGTTTGTGGTGTACAGGTAACTGTACATAAGATTTTATTAGAATGCGTTTTATACCAAGCCATAAGGGCTTGCAACGAACGTACCAGCTGACCTGTTCTCCATTTTAGAAGACAACGAATCAAATATGGTATGCGTTTTAAGAGTTTGTGCTATGTCTAATCTTCTCAATAGTGCCTGAGATAGAAGTGTTTAATGTGTTTCCAGgggtcatgtataattttccattgATCAGCCAGGCACAGTTCCCTGTTACACTATTTTATATGTCGTGTTGTTACAATCTGTGTATTTTAATCTCAAACTACCTTGAGGCAGATATCGTTAGGTGCTCTGTGTGAAAGTGTGAGTCCGAGTGAGTGAGAGCGCCCCAGGGGGGCTGAGCATTACATTTTATGTGCTACCATTTTGCGAATCCTTTTCACGAAACAATAATAGAGTCGTATCTAGTTAGTTGAGTAAGGTGGCTGATGACCTCCACCACAAGCACCACCACCTTCACCACCACCGAAAGATTTCTTCTAATTCTTGAAAAGCGACTTTAGGTCCCTCTTTCTCTGAGATTCTGTTTCCACACAGTAAATCAGGGTATGAAAGTATCCTACGGCAACTAAATTATAAGGCACGTATTCCTGATGAAAACCGTAGTTTTGTGCATAACTAAATGTTCCATGTTTTCTTTATGAATTAATAGATTGACAGTTTGCAGACTTCCGTTAATAGATCTCaaaaaaaaatctcattctctTCCCAGTTGAAAATGTATTACGAGTCCTTATAATAGCTACAAAAACTGCAAAAATGACTATCTGTGCTTGTTATACAATAATCTGAAGGTCGTTCATAAGTGAGGGACTTCTACAACTTTATGTAACGAGGTgtgtaactgagaagtgaaatgaaataaagCTATTGGATGTACGACACCTGCCTTACATTTCTTGTTTACGTTTCTTGTTGCTGAAATTCGTTTTATTACACAGTTATGACGACGGCTCATAAACAATTGTTCTCTTAATGAAACAATCACCGAAAGTAAGACTATTCGCTATTCAATAAACTCTATAGGAATATATACAATCCGGAACTCGATCGCTGGTTTTCCAGTAGACTCAACGTAGGCGTTATGAAAAATGAGCTACTCACACTGAATCTAGTTACCATTTTATTGTGGCGTTCATCGTGTCGAAATGATTACAATAttcctctctccctttttttcctcGATTGCGTGCTAATTATTTGTTCCCTGAATTGTTTTATCCGGCGTTCCTTATAATTATCTTCGCTTGCAGATCCCCTTCGATTAGTAACTGATTTCTTGAAGGATCTCATACGAGACAGAACCTGAAtaaggtccaaatggttcaaatggctctcagcactatggtacttaacatctgaaatcatcagtcccctagaacttagaactacttaaacctaactaacctaaggacactgcacacagccatgcccgaggcaggattcgaacctgcgaccttagcggtcgtgcggttccagactgaagcacctagaactgctcggccacagcggccagccgtgAATAATGCACACTGCTACTTCACTTTCTGCGTCGTTGGATTTCTTTAAATCACAAAGACGCACTGTGTGTCGTCCTGAGTACGTCCTCCGCTAGCAAACACGACGACCGGTGAGTCAGAAATTTGCAGTTGTTAGACAGTGCGATGAGGAAGCCTATACAGAGTGTTCTTTACATTAGGATGTTAATTTCCTCCAAAAGACGTTCAAGGTGAGAGCTAAATGCATATAAGTTAGGTGCTAGAGGGGTGTGACAGTTGTTCCACGACAGACCACACCATGGCTAAGATAGCGGTGAGTATCGCTGCCTTCAGTTAAGCGCTTTGCCTCTACGTCtacgtttttcattttcttttgaacGTAGATACGTTACGTTCATTTCATGTCCAAACATTCGAGAAATTACAGTTAATACAGAGGGTTATCGACAACCCTTCTCACGCCCCGTCAGCGAGTGAAacaggttggagggggggggggggggggggggagatcagttagtggtatcagaagtaccctctACTACGCACCGCTAGGTGGGTTacgagtatgatgtagatgcagtttgttttctatgtatttttgttcTTGCGTCACGATATCGCATTTCATATAGTTCTGTAAAACGCTTTGAGGAAAGTAACACATTTATAGCATCTGAAACTATAACAAACTTCTGGGCAAGGTTTTTTCCTGTCTATCGCTTGCAGAAACTTTTGCACATGTAAACCGTGTCTTCTCATACATAATTTGGTGCTTCATTATATTTCAGTTCATATCATTCGTTAGTACTTTTTAACTTTATAGTGAAATTTCGTTATAAATGTGAgggtggttcaaatgcctctgagcactatgggacttaacatctatggtcatcagtcccctagaacttaaaaatacttaaacctaactaacctaaggacatcacacaacacacagccatcacgaggcagagaaaatccctgaccccgccgggaatcgaacccgggaacccgggcgtgggaagcgagaacgctaccgcacgaccacgaaatgcgggctgtGAGGGTGGTCAGAATAAGTCACTCCTTGTAAATGCGAGGAAAAGATGAAAAGTTCTCGGCGTTTTTCAGAGATTTGGTTGATACTAGTAAAGTTTTTTATGGTGATCGATA
This genomic stretch from Schistocerca cancellata isolate TAMUIC-IGC-003103 chromosome 5, iqSchCanc2.1, whole genome shotgun sequence harbors:
- the LOC126188724 gene encoding uncharacterized protein LOC126188724, whose amino-acid sequence is MKLLLRNIQLIYRNGSREIFRNSLRSLSFYPLPPPPPPRPPANPPPNPPPLPPPKPPIPPPLPPPKPPLPPPNPPLPPPKPPLPPPKPPLPPPKPPLPPPKPPLPRPNPLPNPPLPLPKPKPLQNPPPPPKTGTGRKQPRGEKRQSHHCASTTAATETSNTSATWNIQFNKQVP